A region of Streptomyces sp. WMMC500 DNA encodes the following proteins:
- a CDS encoding CU044_2847 family protein yields MHLIEFPLAGDGAGSVRIEADEEADGIVRAARPGEVAASAGRTLQDALDGIRPVAAAVHERLRALPAAPDRVTVEFGVKLSAEAGVIVARGTAEANFTVTLEWESGQGHRDRDRNDDPA; encoded by the coding sequence GTGCATCTGATCGAGTTTCCGCTGGCCGGGGACGGGGCCGGCAGTGTTCGGATCGAGGCCGACGAGGAGGCGGACGGCATCGTCCGTGCCGCCAGGCCCGGGGAGGTCGCGGCGAGCGCGGGGCGGACGCTGCAGGACGCCCTCGATGGCATCCGCCCCGTGGCGGCGGCCGTGCACGAGCGGTTGCGCGCGCTGCCGGCGGCGCCGGACCGGGTGACCGTCGAGTTCGGCGTCAAGCTGTCGGCGGAGGCCGGGGTGATCGTGGCCCGTGGCACCGCGGAGGCGAACTTCACCGTGACGCTGGAGTGGGAGTCCGGCCAGGGCCACCGGGACCGGGACCGGAACGACGACCCCGCGTGA
- a CDS encoding HEXXH motif domain-containing protein: MVPSGALPSSATPPPPRPAAPVGEGFGAHVLPARAYTQLAAGGGDRETARLLGRAQRSKRLLLLRMVHDAIAEDPAVLGRLPTPAVAWGLLTRAQRADAAAFDAVLMHPSTGVWASGLLRRLRGVAAADVPLWVEAGHLHTLAAAAAIRAGTDFEINVPVRDGRCVHLPSLGTVFFPGDLPYTGRREQNPGLAGVRRAGGSVAVITPRLSCVLLPDDVRAETRGWRPIPAVRATAGTRQWSVGLDDADPYGPFVRGREVPRLSPQRLRSWQSLLDGAWEMLCRDQPELAGSLAETMRSLVPLAPAVRGEPYSATSPESYGSAMVGLPRTPTSLAVALVHEFQHVKLGALLDLASLCRPDGEEVLYAPWRTDPRPAAGVLQGVYAHVGITGFWRGRRLTAPEGAASLAHFEFALWRKGTLRAIDDLDARDELTDLGRHFVAQLRAVLAPWCEESVPEREAADAGLLATDHRAMWRLRNTQPPADAVGRLARAWARREGPRAGALEPAVSAIRGEVLPGEQSHRARLVKSRWRDPDEFAWWNGRPERSGAPAADVALVEREYAAAALGYTEEVRQRPEASSPWVGLGLALAGLGEERAAAALLDRPELVRAVWLHHGSATRSGAGASPVSLAEWLGTAD; the protein is encoded by the coding sequence GTGGTGCCGAGCGGTGCGCTGCCGTCGTCCGCGACCCCGCCGCCGCCCCGGCCCGCGGCCCCGGTCGGCGAGGGGTTCGGCGCGCATGTGCTGCCTGCGCGCGCGTACACTCAACTCGCCGCCGGCGGCGGTGACCGCGAGACCGCACGGCTCCTCGGCCGCGCCCAGCGCAGCAAGAGGCTGCTCCTGCTGCGGATGGTGCACGACGCGATCGCGGAGGACCCCGCCGTCCTGGGGCGATTACCGACGCCCGCGGTGGCATGGGGGTTGCTGACCAGAGCCCAGCGTGCCGACGCCGCCGCCTTCGACGCCGTCCTGATGCATCCGTCCACCGGTGTGTGGGCGTCCGGGCTGCTGCGCCGTCTACGCGGTGTCGCGGCGGCCGACGTACCGCTGTGGGTCGAGGCCGGGCACCTGCACACGCTCGCCGCCGCGGCGGCGATCAGGGCCGGGACGGATTTCGAGATCAATGTGCCGGTACGGGACGGCCGTTGCGTCCATCTGCCCTCGCTGGGCACCGTGTTCTTCCCCGGCGACCTCCCCTACACCGGCCGGCGGGAGCAGAACCCGGGCCTCGCCGGCGTGCGGCGCGCCGGTGGCAGCGTCGCCGTCATCACCCCCCGGCTGTCGTGCGTCCTGCTGCCCGACGACGTACGCGCCGAGACCCGCGGCTGGCGGCCCATACCGGCCGTCCGGGCGACCGCCGGGACGCGGCAGTGGTCGGTCGGGCTGGACGACGCGGACCCGTACGGCCCGTTCGTCCGCGGCCGGGAGGTGCCGCGGCTGAGCCCGCAGCGGCTGCGTAGCTGGCAGTCGTTGCTGGACGGAGCCTGGGAAATGCTGTGTCGGGACCAGCCCGAGCTGGCCGGCAGCCTCGCCGAGACGATGCGCTCTCTCGTACCGCTGGCGCCCGCAGTGCGCGGCGAGCCGTACAGCGCGACGTCACCCGAGTCGTACGGCAGCGCCATGGTCGGCCTGCCGCGCACGCCCACAAGCCTGGCAGTCGCCCTCGTCCACGAGTTCCAGCACGTCAAACTGGGGGCTCTGCTCGACCTGGCGAGCCTGTGCCGCCCGGACGGCGAAGAGGTGCTGTACGCGCCGTGGCGTACGGATCCCCGGCCCGCGGCCGGGGTGCTGCAGGGCGTGTACGCGCACGTGGGCATTACCGGCTTCTGGCGCGGCCGGCGGCTGACGGCACCGGAGGGGGCGGCGAGCCTCGCGCACTTCGAGTTCGCGTTGTGGCGCAAGGGCACCCTGCGGGCCATCGACGACCTGGACGCCCGAGACGAGCTCACGGACCTCGGGCGGCACTTCGTGGCGCAGTTGCGCGCGGTTCTGGCGCCCTGGTGCGAGGAGTCGGTGCCGGAGCGCGAGGCGGCGGACGCGGGGCTGCTCGCCACGGACCACCGGGCCATGTGGCGGCTGCGCAACACGCAACCGCCGGCCGATGCCGTCGGGCGGCTGGCGCGTGCCTGGGCGCGCCGGGAAGGGCCGCGAGCAGGGGCTCTGGAACCGGCCGTGTCCGCGATCCGTGGCGAGGTGCTGCCGGGCGAACAGTCCCATCGGGCGCGGCTGGTGAAGTCGCGCTGGCGCGATCCGGACGAGTTCGCTTGGTGGAACGGGCGGCCCGAGCGGTCCGGGGCGCCGGCCGCGGACGTCGCCTTGGTCGAGCGCGAGTACGCCGCTGCGGCGCTCGGCTACACGGAAGAAGTACGCCAGCGGCCCGAGGCGTCGAGCCCGTGGGTCGGCCTCGGCCTTGCCCTGGCCGGCCTCGGCGAGGAACGGGCCGCTGCCGCGCTGCTCGACCGCCCCGAACTCGTACGGGCCGTCTGGCTGCACCACGGCTCCGCAACCCGGTCCGGGGCAGGAGCATCCCCGGTGTCGCTGGCCGAATGGCTCGGCACCGCCGACTGA